The DNA segment ATTACCCTCCAGTTTTCTCACCTTTCATTAAATGAACCCATCGAGCAGCGGTATACTGCCAACGGAATCTTCGAAGAGCCAATTCCCGCCCTGCCAGCCCCAGCTTTTTGCTTTGTTCTTCGCTGCTGAGCAAGCCCGTGATTCCCTGTGCCAAATTTTTTGTTAGCGAAGCTGGCGGCAGCAGCAACCCGGATTCTCCATCGATAACCACTTCCGGGATTCTCCCTACCCGACTGGCCATGACCGGAACTGCGGAGGTCATTGCCTCATCATTTACCAATCCAATGGCTTCGTCTTCCTCCGAGGGGACGACCACAAGATCAGCTAATTTATACCAGTTAACAATGCTTGGATAAAGAGAATAAGGAAAAAATAGCACTCTATCCTTAAATGGCTCCGCCATTTTCTTCAGGCGCCGGACGTACCTGCTCTCCCGATTAATCCCATAATACGCGCTGCCTACGATAACCAACATGGCATCCTTCTCCTGACTCAATATCGACGGAAAGGCATTTAGCAAATGATGGACGCCCTTAGAAGGAAGCAGCCGCCCGATATACATGATGATTTTGCGCCGACTCCATCCCAAGTCCGCAAGTCTGACCTGCCGCAAGTATTCCCCTGGCGAAGTCCAGCGAGGCGTGAAGTCTTCAAGACTTGCGCCAAAAGGATTCACGGATATCAATGCCTGGATCGATGGAAAACGCTGCTGAAGCTGCTTTTTTAAATACTCGTTATTCACAATGATCATATCGACGCTATCCAGTATGTAGCGCATACGCATTTCTGGCTGATAAGAGGCGGAAAAGAACAGGGTCGAATGAAATGTTAGGAATACCCGAGCCATCGGCAGCCTATTCTTCAATTGATAGGCGAGCAGCGGGCGGTTATGAACATCCACAATATCGGGATGCCATTTCTTAAAATGTCTCAGCAAAGAGGAGAGATATTGCCTGCCGCCAGGCATGCGAAAGCACGGAATCTGTTCAAACTGTCCCAAATTAGGAATCTGGCCATCCGATAAGCCGAATATTCGTATGTCCAGCTCACTCTACGCAAAAGGAGCCATCTCCTCAATCACCCGCTCAACGGAACTGCTATGTCCAAAAGGAATAACGAAGGTACCCGGAGTAATGACTGCCACTTTTTGTCTGCTCATACACCCTGATTCCTCTCTCCAAAATTAAACCCTTAACCTAAAATATGCACCATTTGTCGCCGAGGTGTAACGCACGGTAAAAATCAAGCCGCTCATGGTCATCACGATTAAAACAGGCTGTTGATGCAGCACAGTCGTCCACGCCTTTAAGGTACTGTCACATAAATTGAATCAGAAGTCGCATACAAAAAGGAGGAAAATCCATGGGGCAAGACCATATCGGTATTCTGCTTAACTCCAGCATGTACCGGGGAATTCCCCAGCGAAAAACCGGCCAGGAATCGATAGCCAACTATGAAGAAGCGGCACGGGCTAACGGATTCATTCCTTGCTTTCTAAGATTGGGAGATATAGATGCCGGAAAACACAGCAGCATTGCATATATACGGAACGGTAGCGACTACGTCAGAATGACGATTCCCACGCCTAAGGTCATCCACAATCGTGCCTTGTACAGGGACGCATCCGCCCACCGTAAAATTCGCAGCCTTGCATCCCAGGGCATAAGCATATTCAACCTAAACAACCGTTATGGAAAGAACGTCATCCATCGCCTGTTGCAAGAGGAGCCACGTCTAAATCAGTACCTTCCGGCAACTGCAGAACTTAGCGCTGCCTCACTAAGCAGTATGATGTCAAAATACCACGACCTCATTCTTAAACCTGTGCGCGGGTCAGTTGGGGATGGAATCATGAGAATGCAGCGGGATAGCCTTGGCTGGAAAATCACTTATCCCTCTAAATCCAGAAGGAGCTGGACCACCGAGAGATTTGGCAGAGATGGCATGCCAGCCCGGCTTCAGCGACAATTCAACCAGATCACTTATCTCATTCAGGAGCGCATCCCCCTCGCCGAATATGAAACAAGACCATTGGATTTGCGAGTGACCGTTCAGCGCGGTGCATTCGGCGAATGGGCTATTACCGGGATGTTCGTCAAAATTGCTCCGCAAAACAGCTTCTTATCCAACATCGCCAAAGGCGGTTACCCCTATCCCATT comes from the Paenibacillus lentus genome and includes:
- a CDS encoding glycosyltransferase family 4 protein; the protein is MGQFEQIPCFRMPGGRQYLSSLLRHFKKWHPDIVDVHNRPLLAYQLKNRLPMARVFLTFHSTLFFSASYQPEMRMRYILDSVDMIIVNNEYLKKQLQQRFPSIQALISVNPFGASLEDFTPRWTSPGEYLRQVRLADLGWSRRKIIMYIGRLLPSKGVHHLLNAFPSILSQEKDAMLVIVGSAYYGINRESRYVRRLKKMAEPFKDRVLFFPYSLYPSIVNWYKLADLVVVPSEEDEAIGLVNDEAMTSAVPVMASRVGRIPEVVIDGESGLLLPPASLTKNLAQGITGLLSSEEQSKKLGLAGRELALRRFRWQYTAARWVHLMKGEKTGG
- a CDS encoding YheC/YheD family protein, which encodes MGQDHIGILLNSSMYRGIPQRKTGQESIANYEEAARANGFIPCFLRLGDIDAGKHSSIAYIRNGSDYVRMTIPTPKVIHNRALYRDASAHRKIRSLASQGISIFNLNNRYGKNVIHRLLQEEPRLNQYLPATAELSAASLSSMMSKYHDLILKPVRGSVGDGIMRMQRDSLGWKITYPSKSRRSWTTERFGRDGMPARLQRQFNQITYLIQERIPLAEYETRPLDLRVTVQRGAFGEWAITGMFVKIAPQNSFLSNIAKGGYPYPIHVLTKCIPARLIPDVLSHVEMLSLSIARHLSTRLPLLADLGIDIGLTQEGQPYFIECNGRDQRHGFRKAGLTEIWKETYRRPINFARYLYDRINLNKLRSEA